From Sardina pilchardus chromosome 9, fSarPil1.1, whole genome shotgun sequence, a single genomic window includes:
- the LOC134092785 gene encoding rho GTPase-activating protein 40 isoform X2: MPHSMKGRVENMRRLIPSRQIVRGKANRGRPARPANSPRSQRRRPAAHPHIRDPSPTEMSVEPWADTQEQATSDQCPPQPEQPDKLCLDSFWSEVETIRSSSSFSEPNPNRRDSKQSEEGEQEEQWLQDAGLSPLIQEDGEDADKVLLLSTLTRTQAAAVQRRLDSYTCSLRKKNKPPPRDVRDIFNPPRSQGPLTERQDSEEMQEPRRSMETITKTPLSERSVSVDSQSGLPKEEIFITDVAYCEQAAILLKQAKLPQTTTQRRKDDGTLPRVVCPQCRLGVTRIPDLSQQDMKKVRQLALIDMTALCDLLELDVKRHKTIKRKIPDSLLFGVPLATLVENDQKVKANTNIPLILQSLLSFLEKKGIDSEGILRVSGSQARIKLLQQKLESTFYSSSFSWDEVSPNDVAALLKKFIRELPAPLLTAEHLNTFNAVRDIPDLKQRLHVLNLLILLLPEPNRSTLKVLLEFLSKVVSRERRNRMNLWAVSTIMAPNLFLHKSVPSRLDGADKGQAERAADIMRLLIRYQDLLWTIPNFLMSQVRKLNENSNRRYQFYDKRIKNLLRKIHTDSKDKPDKNSTEPCRTVKVEVGDALGSTMEVHLNINSRAADLLTQFHREMHASSDNGKGPLRRNGSMHHRDYAVYEVGGNIGEHCLDPETHLLDLYNNNPSGEWVIRLRQPTSRGL; the protein is encoded by the exons ATGCCGCACAGCATGAAAGGCAGGGTGGAGAACATGCGTCGGCTGATTCCCTCCAGGCAGATTGTTCGCGGGAAGGCGAACCGAGGCCGACCAGCGCGGCCCGCCAACAGCCCACGTAGCCAGCGCCGGAGACCAGCCGCCCACCCGCACATCAG GGACCCCAGCCCTACCGAGATGAGCGTGGAGCCCTGGGCGGACACTCAGGAGCAGGCCACGTCGGATCAGTGCCCCCCCCAGCCGGAGCAGCCGGACAAGCTGTGCCTCGACTCGTTCTGGAGCGAGGTGGAGACcatccgcagcagcagcagcttcagCGAGCCCAACCCCAACCGACGAGATTCCAAACAGTCCGAAG AgggtgagcaggaggagcagtggCTCCAGGATGCGGGCCTGTCTCCTCTGATCCAGGAGGACGGCGAGGACGCCGACAAGGTTCTGCTGCTGTCCACCTTGACCCGCACGCAGGCGGCCGCCGTCCAGCGCCGCCTGGACTCCTACACCTGCTCGCTACGCAAGAAGAACAAGCCCCCCCCACGAGACGTGAGGGACATCTTCAACCCCCCGCGCTCACAG GGTCCTCTGACGGAACGTCAGGATTCTGAAGAGATGCAAGAACCGAGGAGAAGCATGGAGACCATCACCAAAACCCCTCTCTCAG AGAGGTCAGTGAGTGTAGACTCACAGAGTGGACTGCCCAAGGAGGAGATCTTCATCACAGACGTGGCGTACTGCGAACAGGCCGCCATTCTGCTCAAGCAGGCCAAGCTGCCGCAGACCACCACTCAGCGCCGGAAAGATGACGGCACGCTCCCA AGGGTCGTCTGCCCCCAGTGCAGGTTAGGCGTGACCCGCATCCCTGACCTCTCGCAGCAGGACATGAAGAAGGTCCGTCAGCTCGCCCTCATCGACATGACGGCCCTGTGCGACCTGCTGGAGCTGGACGTCAAGCGCCACAAGACCATCAAGAGGAAGATCCCAG ACAGCTTACTCTTTGGGGTCCCTCTGGCGACGTTGGTGGAGAATGACCAGAAAGTCAAGGCCAACACAAACATTCCCCTCATCCTGCAGTCG CTGCTGTCTTTCCTGGAGAAAAAGGGCATTGACTCTGAAGGGATCTTGCGGGTGTCAGGATCCCAAGCCAGAATCAAG CTCCTGCAGCAGAAGCTGGAGAGCACGTTCTACTCGAGCAGCTTCAGCTGGGACGAGGTCAGCCCCAACGACGTGGCGGCGCTCCTGAAGAAGTTCATCCGGGAGCTGCCCGCTCCGTTACTGACCGCCGAGCACCTCAACACCTTCAACGCCGTCAGGG ACATCCCTGATCTGAAACAGAGGCTTCATGTGCTCAACCTGCTCATCCTTCTTCTGCCCGAGCCCAACAGAAGCACACTTAag gttCTGCTGGAGTTCCTCTCTAAGGTGGTGTCCCGCGAGCGGCGGAACCGCATGAACCTGTGGGCCGTCTCCACCATCATGGCGCCCAACCTCTTCCTGCACAAGTCGGTGCCCAGCCGCCTGGACGGGGCCGACAAGGGCCAGGCGGAGCGCGCCGCGGACATCATGAGGCTCCTCATCCGCTACCAGGACCTGCTCTGGACG ATTCCTAATTTCCTGATGAGCCAGGTGCGTAAGCTGAATGAGAACAGTAACCGCCGGTACCAGTTCTACGACAAACGCATCAAGAACCTGCTGAGAAAGATCCACACAGACAGCAAGGACAAGCCAGACAAGAACTCCACAGAG CCCTGCCGCACGGTGAAGGTGGAGGTGGGCGATGCGTTGGGCAGCACCATGGAGGTGCATCTCAACATCAACTCGCGCGCCGCCGACCTGCTGACACAGTTCCACCGGGAGATGCACGCCTCCTCCGACAACGGCAAGGGCCCGCTCCGGAG AAACGGATCAATGCACCATCGTGACTACGCCGTCTATGAGGTTGGAGGGAACATCG GAGAGCACTGTCTGGACCCTGAGACTCACCTGCTGGATTTGTACAATAACAACCCCAGCGGGGAGTGGGTGATCCGACTGCGGCAGCCCACCAGCAGGGGGCTCTGA